In Herbaspirillum seropedicae, a single window of DNA contains:
- the cadR gene encoding Cd(II)/Pb(II)-responsive transcriptional regulator: MDTLKIGELAAKADCPVETVRYYEKEALLPEPTRSQANYRLYGERHVERLQFIRHCRSLDMTLDEVRELLRLRDAPEQDCGGVNALLDKHIGHVAERIAQLQALQAQLRQLRAQCEVAQPARDCGILQGLASLPDDLKPANLGSHGGGCH; this comes from the coding sequence ATGGATACGCTCAAGATCGGCGAACTGGCCGCCAAGGCTGACTGCCCGGTAGAAACCGTCCGCTATTACGAGAAGGAAGCGCTCTTGCCCGAGCCCACGCGTTCCCAGGCGAACTACCGGCTCTATGGCGAGCGCCACGTCGAGCGCCTGCAGTTCATCCGTCACTGCCGTTCGCTGGACATGACCCTGGATGAGGTGCGGGAGTTGCTGCGCCTGCGCGATGCTCCCGAACAGGATTGCGGCGGCGTCAATGCCTTGCTGGACAAGCACATCGGCCATGTAGCGGAGCGTATTGCGCAATTGCAGGCGCTGCAGGCGCAATTGCGCCAGTTGCGCGCCCAATGCGAAGTGGCGCAGCCGGCGCGTGACTGCGGCATCCTGCAAGGCCTGGCCAGCCTGCCTGATGACCTCAAGCCGGCCAACCTGGGCAGCCATGGCGGCGGC
- a CDS encoding TolC family protein, translating into MIPHVSRPLRAAAVAACALLAGCAQLSPDGGFGQVEQASSTRLGQAPAWNRTPQQTQASSEHVRQLLHDPANSTPRLASADDAVQIALINNPDLQADFAGLGVAEADLVQAGRLPNPGFSFKRSHAGDDLKIERSLSLGLMRLLTLPAASRIEQRRFEQVRLSLASRVLSVAAQTRQAYYQAVAAQQGLQYQKQVADAAEAAHALAAQMARLGNISQLDSAREQFFYGQAQTSLQQARRLAAQHKESLARLLGLAPDFSLPAQLPALPRQLEAVDDIEQQALQQRLDVEAARTELEGLQTSLGLTRATRLVNVLDLGALRTTESGKPVENGYEISLEIPLFDWGEARVAKAEAIYLQGAHKLAAAVLDARAQARLAWRERQDAYTLARRYQDEWLPLRQRIADENVLRYNGMLVSVFILLADAREQAATVNAAIEAQRDFWIADASLQLALGGRPTQGKQP; encoded by the coding sequence ATGATCCCCCACGTTTCACGTCCCTTGCGGGCCGCTGCCGTGGCCGCCTGCGCCTTGCTGGCTGGCTGCGCCCAGCTGTCGCCCGACGGCGGTTTCGGCCAGGTCGAGCAGGCCAGCAGCACGCGCCTGGGCCAGGCCCCGGCCTGGAACCGCACCCCGCAACAAACCCAGGCCAGCAGCGAGCACGTGCGCCAGTTGCTGCACGATCCCGCCAACAGCACGCCACGACTGGCCAGCGCCGATGACGCTGTGCAGATCGCACTCATCAACAATCCGGACCTGCAAGCCGATTTCGCCGGACTCGGCGTGGCCGAGGCCGACCTGGTGCAGGCCGGCCGCCTGCCCAATCCCGGCTTTTCCTTCAAGCGCAGCCATGCCGGTGACGATCTCAAGATCGAACGCAGCCTGTCGCTGGGCCTGATGCGCCTGCTCACCCTGCCGGCTGCGTCGCGCATCGAACAGCGGCGCTTCGAGCAAGTGCGTCTGTCGCTGGCCTCACGCGTGCTGAGCGTGGCCGCGCAGACCCGGCAGGCCTACTACCAGGCGGTGGCGGCGCAGCAGGGCTTGCAGTACCAGAAGCAAGTGGCCGACGCCGCCGAGGCAGCGCATGCGCTGGCGGCGCAAATGGCGCGGCTGGGCAACATCAGCCAGCTTGACAGCGCCCGCGAGCAGTTCTTCTACGGCCAGGCGCAAACCAGCCTGCAACAGGCCCGCCGCCTGGCTGCGCAGCACAAGGAAAGCCTGGCCCGCCTGCTGGGCCTGGCCCCGGACTTCTCGCTGCCGGCCCAATTGCCCGCCCTGCCCCGGCAGTTGGAAGCCGTGGACGACATCGAGCAGCAAGCCCTGCAACAGCGCCTCGACGTCGAGGCCGCCCGCACCGAACTGGAGGGCTTGCAAACCTCGCTGGGTCTGACCCGCGCCACGCGCCTGGTCAACGTACTGGACCTGGGCGCGCTGCGCACCACCGAAAGCGGCAAGCCGGTCGAGAACGGCTACGAGATCTCGCTGGAGATCCCGCTGTTCGACTGGGGCGAGGCGCGCGTGGCCAAGGCCGAAGCCATCTACCTGCAAGGCGCCCACAAGCTGGCCGCCGCCGTCCTCGATGCGCGCGCCCAGGCGCGCCTGGCCTGGCGCGAGCGGCAGGATGCCTACACCCTGGCGCGGCGCTATCAGGATGAATGGCTGCCCCTGCGCCAGCGCATCGCTGATGAAAACGTGCTGCGCTACAACGGCATGCTCGTCAGCGTCTTCATCCTGTTGGCCGATGCCCGCGAACAAGCCGCCACCGTCAACGCCGCCATCGAGGCCCAGCGCGACTTCTGGATTGCCGACGCCAGCCTGCAACTGGCCCTGGGCGGCCGTCCCACACAAGGAAAACAACCATGA
- a CDS encoding heavy metal translocating P-type ATPase, with protein sequence MAEHSHKHDHDHLHDHDHGHEHAHEHDHHHAPATSSCCAGHACASEQERSAPIPAARLEGATEEAVFFIQKMDCPTEEKLIRERLSQMSGVGTLEFNLIQRELTVQHQLPSIAPLVATLKALDMLPAVKSDSLDAEAGRDAPDQAAAYRIPARRWILLGLAGVAALGAEVLAWSSGDERSLPVIGLALAAILLGGLGTLKKGWIALRNFSLNMNFLMSLAVIGAAVIGQWPEAAVVIVLFTLAEMIEALSLDRARNAIAGLLAMTPDMATRRGEDGVWSTVPARTVTVDDTVRVAPGERVPLDGLVLSGSTSINQAPITGESIPVQKQAGDPVFAGTINEQGAFEMRVTAAQGDSTLARIVKSVQQAQGQRAPTQRFVDNFARYYIPAVVVMAVLVALLPPLLAGAAFQPWLYKALVLLVIACPCALVISTPVTIVSGLASAARHGILVKGGVYLEQGRQLRALALDKTGTLTFGKPRVTDVVSLQAQADQQALLQLAVSLAARSDHPVSRAIAAQEEIATVEVSEFAALAGRGVQGRINGQLLHLGNHRLVHELGQCSPELEARLQAFEKQGKTTTVLCLDGQPQLLVAVADTVRPSSRQAVAELRALGVEVIMLTGDNSHTAQAIAAQTGISDARGDQLPEDKLKAIEELSQRHGVRGVGMVGDGINDAPALARADIGFAMGAAGTDTALETADVALMDDDLRKIPDFIRLSRKAHAVLVQNISIALGIKAVFLGLALVGMSSLWMAVFADMGASLIVVFNGLRLVRGLRQRKAAA encoded by the coding sequence ATGGCGGAACATTCGCACAAGCACGATCACGATCACCTGCATGATCACGACCATGGCCATGAGCACGCACATGAGCACGACCATCATCACGCCCCCGCAACCTCCAGTTGCTGCGCCGGCCATGCATGCGCCAGCGAGCAGGAAAGGTCCGCGCCCATCCCCGCCGCACGCCTGGAGGGAGCAACCGAAGAGGCGGTCTTCTTCATCCAGAAGATGGACTGCCCGACCGAAGAAAAGCTGATCCGCGAACGCCTCTCGCAGATGTCCGGCGTGGGTACGCTGGAATTCAACCTGATCCAGCGCGAGCTGACCGTGCAACACCAGTTGCCCTCCATCGCCCCGCTGGTGGCGACCCTCAAGGCGCTGGACATGCTGCCCGCCGTCAAATCCGACTCGCTCGACGCCGAGGCCGGCCGCGACGCACCTGACCAAGCCGCTGCCTACCGCATCCCGGCCCGGCGCTGGATCTTGCTGGGCCTGGCCGGCGTAGCCGCGCTGGGCGCCGAAGTGCTGGCCTGGAGCAGCGGCGACGAGCGCTCGCTGCCGGTGATCGGGCTGGCGCTCGCGGCCATCCTGCTGGGTGGGCTGGGCACGCTCAAGAAGGGCTGGATCGCCCTGCGCAACTTCTCGCTGAACATGAACTTCCTGATGTCGCTGGCCGTCATCGGTGCGGCCGTCATCGGCCAGTGGCCCGAAGCGGCGGTGGTGATCGTGCTGTTCACCCTGGCCGAGATGATCGAAGCGCTGTCGCTGGACCGCGCCCGCAATGCCATTGCCGGCCTGCTGGCGATGACGCCCGACATGGCCACGCGGCGCGGCGAGGACGGTGTCTGGTCAACTGTACCGGCCCGTACCGTGACAGTGGATGACACTGTACGGGTCGCCCCTGGGGAACGTGTACCGCTGGATGGCCTGGTGCTGTCAGGCAGCACCAGCATCAACCAGGCGCCCATTACCGGAGAAAGCATACCGGTACAGAAGCAGGCCGGTGATCCGGTCTTTGCCGGCACCATCAATGAACAGGGCGCCTTCGAGATGCGCGTGACGGCGGCGCAAGGCGACTCCACGCTGGCGCGCATCGTCAAGAGCGTGCAGCAGGCGCAGGGCCAGCGCGCGCCGACCCAGCGCTTCGTGGACAACTTCGCCCGCTACTACATCCCTGCCGTGGTGGTCATGGCCGTGCTGGTGGCGCTGCTGCCGCCGCTGCTGGCGGGTGCGGCCTTCCAGCCCTGGCTGTACAAGGCGCTGGTGCTGCTGGTGATCGCCTGTCCCTGCGCGCTGGTCATCTCCACTCCCGTGACCATCGTCAGCGGCCTGGCCTCGGCGGCCCGCCACGGCATCCTGGTCAAGGGCGGCGTCTATCTGGAGCAGGGCCGCCAGCTGCGCGCCCTGGCGCTGGACAAGACCGGCACCCTCACCTTCGGCAAGCCGCGCGTGACCGATGTGGTCTCGCTGCAGGCACAGGCGGACCAGCAGGCGCTGCTGCAACTGGCGGTCTCCCTGGCGGCCCGTTCGGACCACCCGGTCTCGCGCGCCATCGCCGCCCAGGAAGAGATCGCGACCGTGGAGGTGAGCGAATTCGCCGCCCTGGCCGGACGCGGCGTGCAAGGACGCATCAACGGACAGTTGCTGCACCTGGGCAATCACCGCCTGGTCCACGAACTGGGCCAGTGCAGCCCGGAACTGGAAGCGCGCCTGCAAGCCTTCGAGAAACAAGGCAAGACCACCACCGTGCTGTGCCTCGATGGTCAGCCGCAACTGCTGGTGGCGGTGGCCGATACGGTGCGCCCCAGCAGCAGGCAAGCCGTGGCCGAGCTGCGCGCGCTGGGGGTGGAGGTCATCATGCTGACCGGCGACAACAGCCACACCGCCCAGGCCATCGCCGCCCAGACCGGCATCAGCGATGCCCGCGGCGACCAGCTGCCGGAAGACAAGCTCAAGGCCATCGAAGAACTGAGCCAGCGTCACGGCGTGCGCGGCGTGGGCATGGTGGGCGACGGCATCAACGATGCGCCGGCGCTGGCGCGGGCCGATATCGGGTTCGCCATGGGCGCGGCCGGCACCGACACGGCGCTGGAAACGGCCGACGTGGCCTTGATGGACGACGACCTGCGCAAGATTCCCGACTTCATTCGCCTGAGCCGCAAGGCCCATGCCGTGCTGGTGCAGAACATCAGCATCGCGCTGGGCATCAAGGCGGTGTTCCTGGGCTTGGCGCTGGTGGGCATGAGTTCGCTGTGGATGGCGGTGTTTGCCGACATGGGAGCCAGCCTGATCGTGGTCTTCAACGGCCTGCGCCTGGTGCGCGGCTTGCGCCAGCGCAAGGCCGCCGCTTGA
- a CDS encoding multicopper oxidase family protein has product MSTPDKQRRSFLQGAALAVTAGAVSRAGAAALPEAPLQASPATQPPLHPANGRPYQPVVTLNGWSLPWRMNNGVKEFHLVAEPVVREIAPGMKARLWGYNGQSPGPTIEVVEGDRVRIFVTNKLPEATSVHWHGQRLPNGMDGVSGLTQPAIPPGKTYVYEFTARRAGTFMYHPHADEMVQMAMGMMGFWVTHPKDPGFMRVDRDFVFLMNAYDIAPGASVPKVSTMLDFNLWTWNSRAFPGIDPLVVRQNDRVRIRVGNLTMTNHPLHLHGHEFSVTGTDGGWVPPAARWPEVTTDIAVGQMRAIEFDATEEGDWALHCHKAHHTMNAMGHDLPTMIGVDQSKVLDKITRLIPDYMAMGDKGGSMGEMEMPLPENTLPMMTGRGPYGPIEMGGMFSTVKVRKQLARDDYRDPGWYRAPAGTVARPWNGPAPSAARAPDRDDGKPTLEVVKPGMQGGHQGHH; this is encoded by the coding sequence ATGAGCACACCCGACAAGCAACGCCGCAGTTTCCTGCAAGGCGCAGCCCTGGCGGTGACGGCAGGCGCGGTCAGCCGCGCCGGCGCGGCCGCCCTGCCGGAAGCGCCGCTACAGGCCAGCCCCGCCACCCAGCCGCCGCTGCATCCCGCCAATGGCCGTCCATACCAGCCGGTGGTCACCCTCAATGGCTGGAGCCTGCCCTGGCGCATGAACAATGGCGTCAAGGAATTCCACCTGGTGGCCGAACCGGTGGTGCGCGAGATTGCGCCTGGCATGAAGGCCAGGCTGTGGGGCTACAACGGCCAGAGTCCCGGTCCCACCATCGAAGTCGTGGAAGGCGACCGGGTGCGCATCTTCGTCACCAACAAGCTGCCCGAAGCCACCTCGGTGCACTGGCACGGACAGCGCCTGCCCAATGGCATGGATGGCGTATCGGGCCTGACGCAGCCGGCCATCCCGCCGGGCAAGACCTACGTCTATGAATTCACCGCCAGGCGCGCCGGCACCTTCATGTATCACCCACATGCGGACGAGATGGTGCAGATGGCCATGGGCATGATGGGCTTCTGGGTCACGCATCCGAAAGACCCTGGCTTCATGCGGGTGGACCGCGACTTCGTCTTCCTGATGAATGCCTACGACATCGCGCCCGGGGCATCGGTCCCCAAGGTCAGCACCATGCTGGACTTCAACCTGTGGACCTGGAACAGCCGCGCCTTCCCCGGTATCGATCCGCTGGTGGTGCGGCAGAACGACCGCGTGCGCATCCGCGTGGGCAATCTCACCATGACCAATCATCCGCTGCACCTGCACGGCCATGAGTTCAGCGTCACCGGCACCGATGGCGGCTGGGTGCCGCCCGCAGCGCGCTGGCCGGAAGTGACCACCGATATTGCCGTAGGCCAGATGCGCGCCATCGAATTCGACGCCACCGAAGAAGGCGACTGGGCGCTGCATTGCCACAAGGCCCATCACACCATGAACGCCATGGGCCATGACCTGCCGACCATGATCGGGGTGGACCAATCCAAGGTCCTCGACAAGATCACCCGGCTCATCCCCGACTACATGGCCATGGGCGACAAGGGCGGTTCCATGGGCGAGATGGAAATGCCCCTGCCCGAGAACACCCTGCCCATGATGACCGGGCGCGGCCCGTATGGCCCCATCGAGATGGGCGGCATGTTCAGCACCGTCAAGGTGCGCAAGCAGCTGGCGCGCGACGACTACCGCGATCCAGGCTGGTACCGCGCCCCCGCCGGCACGGTCGCCCGCCCCTGGAACGGCCCCGCTCCCAGCGCCGCCCGCGCACCCGACCGCGACGATGGCAAGCCCACGCTGGAAGTCGTCAAGCCCGGCATGCAGGGCGGCCACCAGGGTCATCACTGA